The Neodiprion virginianus isolate iyNeoVirg1 chromosome 5, iyNeoVirg1.1, whole genome shotgun sequence genome contains a region encoding:
- the LOC124306197 gene encoding choline-phosphate cytidylyltransferase A-like isoform X2, translated as MSRKRTREEMMLNKVSSHQKNHHNEVNDASCSREDSPAHPSICKEAPFSDEIEAEAERDACDYSTRITLKAAKYGKAPRRVRVYADGIYDLFHQGHARQLMQAKNIFPNVYLIVGVCSDELTHSKKGRTVMTDSERYDAVRHCRYVDEVVRDAPWELDDEFLTKHKIDFVAHDDIPYMTDDGSDLYAFLKRKGMFVATERTEGVSTSDIVARIVKDYDIYVRRNLARGYSAKELNVSFLSEKKFRLQNKIDDLKDKGKRVMENIGEKRVDMISKWEEKSRDFIDAFLLLFGREGRLSTIWNESKGRLMQALSPPASPKRDGSPSSSSGSDSNGGNNDDDQTSPPPKKTGRYEFALHNNHFTSDDYSDDDDDADVDDNNKNSDVCVVKNEDNGNGDHATSKHISK; from the exons ATGTCAAGAAAGCGAACGAGAGAAGAAATGATGCTTAATAAAGTGTCGTCAcatcaaaaaaatcatcacAATGAAGTCAACGACGCTTCGTGTTCCCGGGAAGATTCGCCTGCTCATCCG tCCATATGCAAGGAAGCGCCTTTCAGCGACGAGATCGAGGCAGAAGCTGAAAGAGACGCCTGCGATTACTCAACTCGTATCACATTGAAAGCGGCCAAATATGGAAAAG CACCCAGAAGAGTGAGAGTATACGCAGACGGTATTTATGATCTTTTTCATCAGGGTCACGCAAGGCAGCTTATGCAAGCAAAAAACATATTCCCAAACGTCTATCTGATTGTCGGAg TGTGCAGCGATGAATTAACGCACAGTAAAAAGGGGCGAACAGTTATGACAGACTCGGAAAGATACGACGCTGTTAGGCATTGTCGTTATGTCGACGAAGTCGTCAGAGATGCTCCGTGGGAATTGGACGACGAATTCTTAACTAAACACAAG aTCGACTTTGTCGCCCATGATGACATACCTTACATGACCGACGATGGTTCGGATTTGTATGCCTTTCTAAAGCGGAAGGGAATGTTTGTCGCAACCGAGAGAACGGAGGGTGTTTCCACCTCCGATATCGTTGCAAGGATAGTAAAAGACTACGATATTTATGTGAGGAGGAATTTGGCAAGGGGCTATAGCGCCAAGGAACTCAACGTATCCTTCTTAAGC gaaaaaaagtttcgccTCCAAAACAAGATAGATGATCTTAAGGACAAGGGTAAAAGGGTCATGGAAAATATCGGCGAGAAGAGAGTAGACATGATAAGTAAATGGGAAGAGAAATCTCGCGACTTTATTGACGCATTTCTATTGCTATTCGGAAGGGAGGGTCGTCTG TCGACAATATGGAACGAAAGTAAAGGGCGGTTAATGCAAGCCCTTTCGCCACCAGCGAGTCCAAAAAGAGATGGAAGtcccagcagcagcagcggcagtgACAGTAACGGAGGAAATAACGACGACGATCAGACAAG tCCTCCGCCAAAGAAGACGGGACGTTATGAATTTGCCTTACATAACAATCACTTCACGAGCGATGATTAcagcgacgacgacgatgacgccGACGTtgacgataataataagaacAGCGACGTCTGCGTCGTCAAGAACGAAGATAATGGAAATGGTGATCACGCAACGTCGAAACACATTTCCAAATAG
- the LOC124306197 gene encoding choline-phosphate cytidylyltransferase A-like isoform X1 — translation MSRKRTREEMMLNKVSSHQKNHHNEVNDASCSREDSPAHPSICKEAPFSDEIEAEAERDACDYSTRITLKAAKYGKAPRRVRVYADGIYDLFHQGHARQLMQAKNIFPNVYLIVGVCSDELTHSKKGRTVMTDSERYDAVRHCRYVDEVVRDAPWELDDEFLTKHKIDFVAHDDIPYMTDDGSDLYAFLKRKGMFVATERTEGVSTSDIVARIVKDYDIYVRRNLARGYSAKELNVSFLSEKKFRLQNKIDDLKDKGKRVMENIGEKRVDMISKWEEKSRDFIDAFLLLFGREGRLVGISSTIWNESKGRLMQALSPPASPKRDGSPSSSSGSDSNGGNNDDDQTSPPPKKTGRYEFALHNNHFTSDDYSDDDDDADVDDNNKNSDVCVVKNEDNGNGDHATSKHISK, via the exons ATGTCAAGAAAGCGAACGAGAGAAGAAATGATGCTTAATAAAGTGTCGTCAcatcaaaaaaatcatcacAATGAAGTCAACGACGCTTCGTGTTCCCGGGAAGATTCGCCTGCTCATCCG tCCATATGCAAGGAAGCGCCTTTCAGCGACGAGATCGAGGCAGAAGCTGAAAGAGACGCCTGCGATTACTCAACTCGTATCACATTGAAAGCGGCCAAATATGGAAAAG CACCCAGAAGAGTGAGAGTATACGCAGACGGTATTTATGATCTTTTTCATCAGGGTCACGCAAGGCAGCTTATGCAAGCAAAAAACATATTCCCAAACGTCTATCTGATTGTCGGAg TGTGCAGCGATGAATTAACGCACAGTAAAAAGGGGCGAACAGTTATGACAGACTCGGAAAGATACGACGCTGTTAGGCATTGTCGTTATGTCGACGAAGTCGTCAGAGATGCTCCGTGGGAATTGGACGACGAATTCTTAACTAAACACAAG aTCGACTTTGTCGCCCATGATGACATACCTTACATGACCGACGATGGTTCGGATTTGTATGCCTTTCTAAAGCGGAAGGGAATGTTTGTCGCAACCGAGAGAACGGAGGGTGTTTCCACCTCCGATATCGTTGCAAGGATAGTAAAAGACTACGATATTTATGTGAGGAGGAATTTGGCAAGGGGCTATAGCGCCAAGGAACTCAACGTATCCTTCTTAAGC gaaaaaaagtttcgccTCCAAAACAAGATAGATGATCTTAAGGACAAGGGTAAAAGGGTCATGGAAAATATCGGCGAGAAGAGAGTAGACATGATAAGTAAATGGGAAGAGAAATCTCGCGACTTTATTGACGCATTTCTATTGCTATTCGGAAGGGAGGGTCGTCTGGTTGGTATTTCT TCGACAATATGGAACGAAAGTAAAGGGCGGTTAATGCAAGCCCTTTCGCCACCAGCGAGTCCAAAAAGAGATGGAAGtcccagcagcagcagcggcagtgACAGTAACGGAGGAAATAACGACGACGATCAGACAAG tCCTCCGCCAAAGAAGACGGGACGTTATGAATTTGCCTTACATAACAATCACTTCACGAGCGATGATTAcagcgacgacgacgatgacgccGACGTtgacgataataataagaacAGCGACGTCTGCGTCGTCAAGAACGAAGATAATGGAAATGGTGATCACGCAACGTCGAAACACATTTCCAAATAG